From the Elaeis guineensis isolate ETL-2024a chromosome 16, EG11, whole genome shotgun sequence genome, the window AAGGGTCGAAGGATCTAACCAGGATAAGGTCGAAGAGCGTGGCCTGGTCGACTCTAACGAACTCGTCGTCCCAGGCCTTGAGCTCGTTGTCGGCGGCCTTCGAGGAGGAGGAGTCCTCGGCGGCGTACTTGGAGGCGGCGGCGGAGGCTTCGACGTGTCTTTTGCAGTACTCAATCACCTTGGAGAGGATCTTGCTCGTGACGTTGGGTAGGGGGATGCCGTTGCCGGCGCAGTCATCCTCTATCATGTGCTTGATCGTCTGTGACTCCATCGCCACGCTCTCCTCCACCTCGAAGACCTCGCCATCGGAGCTCTTCAAGATGATCTTCTCCGCCATCGCAGCCGGGGATCGATTGCCGGAGCGAAGGAATCAGAGCAAGAAGAGGCCTGGGAGAGGAACGACGCgaagtttttttttcttcttcttttttctctcttttttcctggATTCCTTTTTTCCTCGCCTCGGTCGCGGTTCGAGATATTTATCTAGTTGTGAAGGATAACAAAAGGCCAGGAGAGGATGTTCCTGACCGTCGGATTAGGAAGCGGCAAGTGGATTTAATCAAGGAAGCTGTTCTCAGAATTCAGAAAATAGTGGGTAGACTCCCGAGGAGGTCGCCGAATTTAAACAGCTGTCACGATTTAAATCTATGGGATGGGGTGACACCCTTAACCTTTTTGTAAAGAATAATTTACATCTCGAAATCTCAAAATTTTCATTTAAACACTAAAATTTACTATACACTAACTAAGAGTTCTTTtcctatttaatataaaaaaaaattatttatttaaataattttattttaaatttatttatcagaatgatataaaattaataaaatattattttgaataacgTTTTCTCGTGACCACGTCATCCCTTATTTTCcacataaattaaaaaaaaaattaaaaaataaaaatatcaaaaaatatgataattttgaaaacaccatttgaaatgatgattttaaaAACGCCATCGTTTTTAAAATTGTCATATCTTCTGACGTTTTTTTTCCTCccacaaaaaaaaatgataaaaaataaaaaaaattaaaaaattaaatttataaaaaaataaaaattttaaatttgataaaaataaaaattatcatttaaaattagtatcttcatttcaaattatctttttaaaaaaatatctgaaaaaaattgatgtaaaaaaattaaaaatattattagaaattttaagaaatagaaattataattttaaaatttaaaaaaataaaaattttaattttaattcaaataaaaattatcatttcaaattacaatctcttttttaaattaatttttttaaaaaaatatcataaaagaagaaaaaaatagaaaaaataaaaattataattttgaataaattttaaagaataaaaattttaattcaaataaaaaataatttaaaattatttatcgatttaaaatttattttttaaaaaaatatctcaaaaaaatcttaaaaaataaaaaaaataaaaaataccataaaaaaatgagaaaaaatgtagccaaataaaaattataattttagattttaaaaaataaaaattttaatttgaattcaaataaaaaacatcatttcaaattactttccccatttcaaattaattttttttaaaaatatatcaaaaaataaaaaataaaaaaagtatcataaaagagcaaaatatttaaaaattaagacaaaaataaaaattataatttttaatttaaaaaaatatatttttttattttaattaaaataaaaaaaataccatttcaaattactttttccatttcaaattttttttttaaatattctaaacaaagaagtaaaaaatgaggaaaaaataaaaattcaaatgttaactcaaataaaaaacataaattcaaattatttttttcatttaaaattaattttgttaaaaaatatcccaaaaaacttGTGgaggttaaaaaaataaaaaatatcataaaaaataaaaatatcaaaaaaataaaaaaaataaaaattttaattttgaatttaaaaaaataaaaattttaattcaaaatttttttcaataccgcaccgtacgtagctgtttgtgctcgtaccagatcgagatgtaccagtgcggtctgattcatctcataattaaattatccgatatactattattatttacattataatttctatagtccttttagcataactttttctctcttaaTGTTTTGAGATATATTAGAGTATGTGTAACCATATCCACAAagtataatatccgatcacttaaaattaaataatataaaataaaattaataattaataatattaaatagaataaaaatgtcaaacatacaaaaaataatacaataaaaattttaaaaatactaagtacaaatctaaaaaagactaagttCCACAAagacgtcgtggtgcccgtggttgCTTGGACCTTCTTAGGAAGatcctcaacggctgctcctgctcctgttgtgatggctcctcccctatatcaatggagaaggtctgctggtcatgctgctcaggaataacggatgatgtcggatcatctacggactgagcgacccgctcaactctctcatctggatacacggatggtcCTAAAAAGAAAGTattatactcatgtggccaactgatatccgatgatgtcatctgggggatgtaggaagaagaaggtactgtcatctgtggatcaaaaggcggtggcatctgtgcagcatctagtgatgatatctgcggaatatgcggtgatgacatatgtggaacatatggtgacggcgtatatctcatatctgatgcatcggctgctccataccaaggcgcacagctatatggatcaacactaATCGCCATCAATATTTCAGaatttgttctctctatctcatgcagtatccgaatccgttcatcctcatcagtcgtagataaagcacgacaagcgtccaacacaagatccgacatagaatcagtctacaaaataaaaataaaacagtcaatatactataaaatataaaataaaaatataacataaacaacataaactaatttttatagtcttaccaaaagacgcacagcagaactctcgcctTCGTATCCGAGAACTgtataccgaggctgtccaatgactcgcactgtaatgctaaaaagtCAAGCCAtatagtcatcggtatatgaacgatctctcaaaatgggattaccatgaacaatgtgatctcgacgtgcatcccaaatatcgatgtattctgcatgtctgatacgtcagtcaatacgagctctctctcatcgatcaatacgatgaagtctctggctggtatcaaactgctctgggatattctgaatctgaccaaactgccacaggacacgatcgaaaagatgccactctaacacatcaaaataaataagtggcaccctagcagtccatatgtcatgtccaactgtacatatctgcggcaatatagacaatatctcatctgtatatggttcccataaaaattgataaagttaaaataaaaaaaattagtaagctaaaatttttatagattatgaatactgtaaaatgatatttataaaaaattcagaatttatccatctatatgtatcaactaatgtatccaactggcacctataaacccgtgccactctcatcgatacgtgatgaacgttgaatgtaacattccatctgtttcataatctactcatgttaaataaattttatcgaatttaaaacagtaagtttcaaataaaaaaaataatatttttatatctatatcccaatggtccgttcagcctgaatggaacatcaggatcatgctaCTCTGATcgcatctcgagcaactatcatcgtaatggactgatagtcggcatatgctttcatacccaaatctgtaaatttaaaaaaaatcatacatgagtACTTTTTTCACTTTTCgtatggtatttttttatttttttcaatttaaattaaaattttattcttttttataacttaaaattctaatttttatttttttctcatttttaccatttttccctttttttatgaaatttgtttgagatttttttttatttgtttgaaatattttttaaaaaattaatttaaaatgggaaaaataatttgaaacaatgtcttttattttaattaatattaatattttaattttttttaatttaaaattataatttttattttttttaatttttgacttctttatggtacttttatttttttaatttttttatttttttgaaaataattttttaaaaatttaatttgaaacagggaaactaatttgaaatgatggtttttatttgaattaaaattaaaattttaattttttaaaatttaaaatttttatttttatttttttctcatttctttctcattttttctttttttatggtactgtttattttttaaattttttaagtttttttagatatttttttaaaatattaattttaaatggataaaataatttaaaattatcttttttatttgaattagaattcaaatttttattttttaaaattgattcaaaattataatttttatttttttcttaatttttcttctttaatgatattttttaaaaaaatttaatttgacaaaattaattttatggtattttttattttatgctatttttaaaatatttttggagatattttttaaaactttaatttttaaataattttagaattataatttctatttttttaattcttttttaatggtatttttaattttttttacatcaattttttttagatatttttttaaaaaaataatttgaaatggagatactaattttaaatgataatttttatttttatcaaaattaaaattttaattttttttataaatttatttttttaatttttttttattttttatcatttttttttggagaaaaaaatgccAAAACATATGGcgattttaaaaatgccatttggaatggcatttTAAAAAATGCTAtttcaaatggcatttttaaaatcgTTATATTTTTTGGtgtttctattttttaattttttttctctggtCTATGTGAAAAATAGGGGGTGACGTGGCCATGagaaaataccattcaaaatggtgttttatCGATTTTGCATCATtctgataaataaatttaaaataagattatttaggtaaataattttttttatattaattagaaaAAGAACTCCACTAACTAATAACCCAtgcctatgatttttttttaaaaaaatattttatttcattaatttatttatatttagtttatgtatattttaaaaataattaaaataataaaaaatatattttatgtatagATTTCGagctatttcaattttttttaatataatatagattataaggtattttaattttttaaaaaatttaaaattcttcgatcttgtTTCTTTTGCAGGCGTTCTTTTTTTAgacaataaatattatttttaattttaaaaaaattaatattttaatatattattattgaaaAGTTGAAGAAATATTCAAACTCAACTTATTTATATTGGATTCATTCAAATTCACATCtgcctattattattatttttattttttttccaaaagaatGTATCAACAATAGTTGATTTATTTGCTTAGTCactgtatatacatatatttttatataaaattagtctaaattttttaaaaaaaatagttttgatattttgtgaacataaaaattaaactaataataaaatataatactcATCATATTAAGACATTAatcttaattattattataaaatatcataatatatttatcCATAATCTTACCAAATTTGATAAATTCAATATCTTTTCaagtttaatattaatattttttggtTCTAACTTTTAACCTATTaatattgatttttaaaaaaataatgatatttgatgTTAATAAGTAGCTGTAGATATTAATAAGTAGTAGTAAATATTAACGTTTTGTCAAAAACATGTGTACACATGTGCGTATGCACGCGCACTCTTTTAAACTTTTCTCCATCCAAGAATATttctatatataattaaataatatatatactgTAGATAGTTAGATTTGGTCCACTTTTCTTCTTAGGAGTTCTAACGATATCCATGATTGATTgtagcaaaaaaaatatttatattttttataaatttaacatGAATGAAATAATATTTAAGCTGATATTACTTTCCTTTCTATTCTATATTCTTTTGTACATAGCTAATAAATAAGAGCATGCTATATTaggaaagcaaaagaaaaattgCCAAATTACCATAATAATTTTGTAAAAAACTATTATAGTTATAAgtacttattttttttgaaaataattatctGTATTGACAAAAGTATAGCCTATGCAGATAATAAAAGGAGAGCTTATCAATAAAAcatctttattttaatatatatatatattatatatatatattatatatattagatttgtcACAAAAGTATAACTTATAtaaatagcaaaaaaaaagagCTTATCAACACAAAACCTTCATTTTTATACacatatatattagatatattagATTTATCCCATGTTCTTAAAATAAACATTTTTATCATAAGAAAATAGATAGATTTATGATTTCAAGTTatctaaattttgaaaataaaaattaaatcatgcACATGTGGATCAAGATTAAGTTTATATTAGAGTGCTAAACACTATCATTAAGAAAGATGTCCCATAATTGAAGCATAATAACTTTAAAAGGAAAGCGATAATTAATACTCTCAGTGTATCAAggatcaacttaattaaaattttaacgaACGATGCATGAATGGAATAGATATTAATAGAATAGTATTTTAAGCTatcattaatcaaaattatttcttaGCATTTAAGATGTATCTATTTTTGAAATATGACATTAATGGAATCGAAATTTTAAATCCTATGGGATGGAAGCATCccgatttttatcctaaatgagaTGCCCTATGTCCTGCCCCGTCTTGATGGCCATCCTAATCGAGCATTCCAGTACATGCTTGGAACGcccttatatatatattattattttgaatttatcttgaaattttatttatctatttattatttaaatatttttaaaattctaaGATAAGGCAAGGATGAATATGATTTATCCGATTTAAAAGAATATATACAGTAGAAATCCTGACCTAAGCAGTATTTGACCACGTGTGAATAGATCAGTGTCAAGTGGAGTCAAGGGCATCGATCAAAGCAACTGCATGGGGCTTGTGGGTGCGATGCTCCGATCAAGAGAAATCACGAACTCGAAACGTTTTGAGAGCTGTGTCTTACGGATGTGATCGAACAGATCGCGTCATACAACCCACAGGAGAAATCTATATCATGATTGTATGCACGAGGTGCAATTGGACCACATCAAATCTCACGGTGGATAACATGCCATGCTACCCCTTATATTTCACCAATTCTCAGTTGTGCACTACCCATTATGCATATGCTCTAGGATTTGCCCCGGTTCACTTGGACCTGGTGCATGCATCAGGTGTGATTGGACCGCatcaaatcccatggtggataatATACCACactaccccttgtatttcaccaattcccaattatgttatccaccgtgcatatgctccgagATTTGCCCTAATTTACTTGGACTTGGTGTATGCCCCAAGTGCAATTGGACTGTGTCAAATCCCACGATGGATAATATGTCAGGCTACCCCTTTTATTTCACCAATTCTTGATTGCATGCTATCCACTATGCATATGCTCCAGGATTTGCCCCGGTGGCCTAGTTCACTTGGACCTGGGTTTGACAATCGAACGAATGGCCTTGCAAGAATCCGAAGGCCCCAAGCCCTATTTCCTTCCCCTCCGCTACCTCcaatcctctctcctctctcttccctctctagcCTCTTAGTTGGCTTAGCTCGTCATTGGAAAATCCGACggcctccctcctctctcctctctcctctctcctctctcaacCCTTCTCCTTCTCGAGTTGTCCTCCCTCCTAGCGTACTCTCCTCTCGAAAAATTAGAATCGAAGAGGGAAGATCGTGCTCCCTTCGGTGATGATGTTGACGCTGATGCACTAGCGAAAAAAGAAAGAGGTTAGTAccccttcttcttcattcttCTCCCCCTAACGATAAATGACTCATTCGAAACATCATTGATATtcggaaataaaaaaaaagatacaatcgGGATGATTGTGTTAGCACCTGATCTGATTAGAATGAAGACGGGACGATTGGAATCGAGGTCAGAAATGCATTTTAGGATCCCGCACCTATCTTGGTGCCAGAATCCCAAAGGAACAAGACGTGACGACCAAGATGGCCCCCATCCCATCGAGACTTATATCGTTGAATGAAATAAGAATTAATGGAATAATATGTAAGCTAATATTAATGAAAATTATTTCTTAGCATTTAAGATGGGTCTCTtttctaataaataaatataataattttgaatACATTTTTGAAAACAAAAGATAAAATGCAATCTCCAcgtcagccaaaaaaaaaaaagtagaaatcCTTTTGAAGCAAGCAGATACAATTTATCTAATTGGGAAGAATTTCATTTCTGTTCTAATTTCAGAAGGAATCGAAATATCCCCatccttaaaaatctaatttcgacTCTCCTCTAATATCCAAATTTTATTCTAATTCCAATTAAATTATAAACTAAATCTAACATGGATAACACAAGAATATGAGACATCCACTCCAATGCTAGACCAAAGGTTGCAAAAGATGTTTTATGAACTATTACAAGGATGATTGCATGCTATGATGAAGAAcatctttttttgataaaaatgaaGAAGATAATCGAATTAAATGCTAAGTCCTCCGGAAAGCAACCGTAATAGCAACTAGGAACATAATAATGGAGGTTGATGAGCTATCACAATAATGATTGTATATGATAATGAAGAAGATCATCACATTAGACGTAAGATTCCTAAAATTATTTGTAAAAGCCACTAAAAATATTTGCTTCCATGAATTTCGGTCTTTGATCTACTTCTATTGTTCGACTCCTATAGGCCAAATCATGCCAAGTTTCCATCATGGTTGACCCTAGCCCGGTCCAAACATTTTACAATCCGCTGCCCTGTCGTAGTCTCATTTAGAAGCCCGTTTCCCGAATCCGATTCGAAATCGAAAATTCCCCAAATAAAAGCTCTCCCACGATAAATACGCGCGCACCCTCCACACCCCCCACCCCCACCGCCCCCGGCCCGAAAACGTTCCAACTCCCTCTCCCGCTCTCTCTGGTCTCCTGGAGCAGGTTTTAGGGTTTTTCTAGGGTTTCTCTTTCTCCCCCAATCGATGGAGATCTCCGACGGTAACGGCGATGAGGCCTCCACCTCCGTGTCTTCTCCGGAGGTGAAGAAAGTGATGCTAAGGAGCTCGGACGGCGACGTGTTCGAGGTGGAGGTGAAGGTGGCGATGGAGTTGGAGCCCATCAAGAACATAATCGAGGACGACTGCGCCCACGGTGTCATCCCCGTCCCCAACGTCTCTAGCTCCGCGCTTGCGAACGTCATCAAGTACTGCGAGAAGCACGTCGAGGCCGACCCCGGGACGGAGGAGTACGGCGCCTCTCTGGAGGATCTCCGGTCGTGGGACCTCGACTTCGTCAACAAAATCAAGGGCAACCATGACCTCCTCTTCGACCTGATCATGGTGAGTTTTTTTTTTCGCCTCTCTGGCCAAAGAGATCTCTCTTTTAGTCGATCCCTTCCTGTTTACTCTCTAGCTAGGGAATTCTTTCTCTTTATCGCGTTTTATCTCAGGAACCCTCTGTTTGATTGCTTATTGTTTTGTGGATTGCGTTATGATGGTGGATTGATATTCTTAAAAAGGGTTAAATTAATGAGGTAGATATACACTATTTTTTGTGATTTGCTTTGATTTGGATGTAGACGTTCCAAGTTAAATTGTTCATCAAGTTTGATTTGGATGTAGATGATCACATTAGTCTCTCTGTTGCctttgattttatttgatttttctgTTGGTTGTTTGTTATCTCCAAGAAGTAACAAGCTTTTAAAAGGCAAAGAAATTTGTGACCTTGTATATTGCTGGGTTCGGTATCCTGCTTAAGTTTAAAAGTGACCATTTTTGGAAAAAGAAATTGATGTTGGTCAGGTTTGGTTTGGATATGGATGATTTGCTTCATGTTGCATGTAGGTTGTTTCTTATTTTCTCGAGTAAAATAGCTTGTCCAGTGTCACTAGGAaaagtatttattttttataacatATTAAATTACAAAATCCCGTTTGTAGTTTGATGGATCTAATCCTTCATGTGCTGTAAAATGCGCGGCACTGTTTCTGTCTGGGATTTTGTTTAGTTCAGGTGTTTCAAAGTGTTCTCAAAACCTTCTACATGTGCATGTATGCCCAGCGCAACTTAATCTCATTATAGAAACATGGATTTTAAAAAACTACTGGGAAGAAGTTCTTGCATTTCAAAGAAAGATAGTATCTATTACTTTCTTTGTTTTTTGATTCTTTTTCTAGTTGTTGTGATAAGTAAAAATAATGGAAGTTGTTAGTCattttattcataaattattttttagttatttcTTTCATAAACACACTCTTCTCTTTCTCTGTGATTATTGATTGAAAAAATATCAATGCTCAGCGTCTCTGTGTCGTAAATTTGAAGTGCATAAATGACGAAAAATGTTAGTCATGTagaacatcataaataatttgtttCACAGGTATCGCATGTGGGTGGAACTATTACATCCATCCACCCTTTTTCAGTGAGGAGTCTGTTTACATTGTCTTATTTCAAACTGCTATTTTGCAAGCTTGTTCGTGCTCACATCATCTTTTTCCCAATCACAAATTTTGATagcttttttcatcaaaaaaaacaaaaaagaaggaTAACTTTTTGGAAGTGGGTTGACTTGTCTAATGCAGAAATCAGGgaggaaaaaaattatctttctttttctctcctttcaaAAAAGAGGATTTTCTCTCAAATGCTccctttgtaatttttttattcatagacGTTAATGTAGAAAACTCTTCCATGACTTCTGGTCTTATCCTTTTTCTTACCAGCTGACAATGATTTAGCAATCTTCATTAAACACTTCAGTATTTTTATGTGTTGTTAAATGATGAGTTCCTTTTACAAGATGTAGCTTACCCACTATCTTGTGCATGTCCATTTTTTCCTTCTAGTTTTCGCATTCCAACGAATAGATTCCAGTTTACTTTCCTGGGAAGTTTCCATGTCTTTTCAGATCATCTTTTTTGCTACATAATCCGGCATTTGCTTCTTTATTTGAGAGTATTTCCATCAAAGAACAATCCTATCACCTTCTCATCTGATCTAACAAGAGTGTCTGATTGTAGAGCAGATATACCACTTGATGTTTAATGCTTTTTTTACTGTTAAAATTATCATGCTGTACATGCAGTAACAAACATACAATTTAAACTTTCTAGACTGCATATTGATGATGTTCTATTGTTGTGATTCTGTGCATTTCAAGCTGTACTGCTGGGCAAATGTACTTTGGTCTATTAACCTCCTAACTGCTCATGACAATATCTATGCAGTGTAATATCTATAATCTTGTAGATGCACTTTGATCTGTtaactctttttcttttcctaacttttttcttggcttttttttttttcagggtgCACACTATCTAAATGTAAAGGGTTTGTTTGATCTCACCTGCCAAACGGTGGCTGACATGATGAATGGGAGAACCCCTGATGTGATTCGACTGATGTTTAACATAAAAAATGACTATACCCAAGAAGAAATGGAAGAGGTGCAGAGGGAGAACGCATGGGCTTTTGAATGAAGTGGCCTATCGATCAGTTCTTTGCTTTTGATATGGTTAATGTGGGTTAGAAGCAACAGGAGACCTAGAAAGATTTTTCAGTCACACGTTTGCAATCTCTTCTTTAGTCTTTGAAACAAATTCACTTTAACTTTTTTCCTCGTTCTTGTTGATTGTTGAACGTTTGGTAAATGTTACAGTATTTTGACAGATGTGGGCTATGCATCTACTTTTGATCTACTAATGGCTATATTTGAATAGAAGTATATTAGTGGAAATTTTGTTTGATTAATTTCTTGTATCGAGTTTGCTTATAACAGGGACAAATAAGGCAACACCTGCACCTGAGGGGAGATTCTGATTACAATATCATTTCAGTTGTGTGATAGATGAGCCTTTTTGCTACGATGCAAGGCATCTCAATTTTTACATGTGCGTggtacttttattgaattttacGGCTCAAATCTGTAAATTGTTATTGATAATTTTAGCTATGTGATAGGTTAATAATATGCTAGGATTGGTATCTGAGCCTGAATTGCCTTGGGGTGGATATCACATTCTCAGGAACTGGAATGAAGAGTTTTGTCAGCAGACTCATGCAACCCTGATGAATGTTATGCTAGTTGTTGGGTATTAAACCCCctcccccccagtcgaagttcgtgttagGAGTGATCCCTCAGGAATTCTAtcggcgtccgaccttcggcggcatctctTTGGCGGTCGAGCCCCCGCGACATTCTCAAGTTTGCCGACGAATAGATCCTCACCGGTGTCGATcaaattcttcacgacggacggattcCACCTAAGTTCCTACCcgttagacttcgtccggactcttacgggagccggacttcgtctccgacttcagcggcaggaagatttcgtccggactcctacgggagccggacttcgtctccgacttcagcgacaggaagacttcgtccggactcctacgggagtcggacttcgtccccgacttcagcggcaggaagacttcgtccgggctcccacgggagccggacttcgtctccgactccaactgcaggaagacttcgtccggactcttacgggagtcggacttcgtccccgactccgactgcaggtaaacttcgtccggactcttacgggagtcggacttcgtccctgactccgactgcaggtaaacttcgtccggactcctacgggagccggacttcgtcttcgactccaactgcaggaagacttcgtccgggcttctacgggagccggacttcgtctccgactccaactgcaggaagacttcgtccgggctcctacgggagccggacttcgtccccgactccgactgcaggtaaacttcgtccggactcctacgg encodes:
- the LOC105059647 gene encoding SKP1-like protein 1A — encoded protein: MEISDGNGDEASTSVSSPEVKKVMLRSSDGDVFEVEVKVAMELEPIKNIIEDDCAHGVIPVPNVSSSALANVIKYCEKHVEADPGTEEYGASLEDLRSWDLDFVNKIKGNHDLLFDLIMGAHYLNVKGLFDLTCQTVADMMNGRTPDVIRLMFNIKNDYTQEEMEEVQRENAWAFE
- the LOC105059646 gene encoding SKP1-like protein 1A is translated as MAEKIILKSSDGEVFEVEESVAMESQTIKHMIEDDCAGNGIPLPNVTSKILSKVIEYCKRHVEASAAASKYAAEDSSSSKAADNELKAWDDEFVRVDQATLFDLILAANYLNIKGLLDLTCQTVADMIKGKTPEEIRKTFNIKNDFTPEEEEEVRRENQWAFE